One genomic window of Sphingobacterium oryzagri includes the following:
- a CDS encoding alpha-d-galacturonidase — protein MYATENVQNEERFQFARHKISSALAHADSQPFSFRKRQLKKNDVVIGLADTTLWKDYIPDTLLKTLKAEAYILYKKDEQSPLFILGKDESGLLYGCEEALQHDLYANQVVSRQNSPEMVLRGTCIGLQKTAYLPGRDVYEYPYTEELFPWFYDKALWLDYLDMLLENRFNTLYLWNGHPFSSLVKLKDYPYAVEVDDATFAKNEEMYRFLTTEANKRGIWIIQMFYNIILPKPFAEKHGLKTQERNRTITPLIADYTRQSITAFVEKYPNVGLLITLGEAMEGVGQDDIDWFTKTILPGVKDGLRRLGSTTEPPIILRAHDTDAPAVMKEALPIYKNLYTMAKYNGEALTTYTPRGKWAALHQDLGKIGTVHIQNVHILANLEPFRYAAPDFIQQSVRAMHDVHLSNGIHIYPQASYWDWPYAADSIADGKLLQLERDWMWYKAWARYAWKVSYSKAEEQEYWTSTLADYYGITRPDAASLLAALNEVGEISPKILRRFGITDGNRQTSSLGMLMTQLINPYRYGLFTLLYESEAPEGEMIIDYAEKEQQNLPHQGETPLQVANEIVGHAQRAQTLVKDIALGTKHPEELKRLLHDIKIHEALANHYSFKVKAAIQLLPYKYTKDVASLRAALPDLEQSVSAYRTLADLTKDTYRYANSMQTKQRKIPMRGVDASFKHWTEMLPVFETELANFRQSIDSLSQRTTIVEQAQKTLAVAEVDFLDDVKLTSLKKGAQLYADQELVVTHLPEELVGLQAVMVDAAKQKQEGTLLRFKSSAPVKVLVGYYNSADKGFAPKPVLEIDASANDYGQAETKVRNALRVQYMPMVDVHSYSFPAGNNELKLPKGEAVILGFVSDHELQHPYNADVDNQGDDVDDLFGYYKETKL, from the coding sequence GTGTATGCGACAGAAAATGTGCAAAATGAGGAACGTTTTCAATTCGCACGCCACAAAATATCTTCGGCTTTAGCGCACGCCGACAGCCAACCGTTTTCCTTTCGCAAAAGACAGCTAAAGAAAAATGATGTCGTGATTGGCCTTGCGGATACTACGTTGTGGAAAGATTACATTCCTGATACGCTGCTTAAAACACTAAAAGCAGAGGCTTACATACTTTATAAAAAAGATGAACAGTCGCCGTTGTTTATTCTTGGAAAAGATGAATCGGGCCTTTTATATGGTTGCGAAGAAGCATTGCAACACGATCTCTACGCAAATCAGGTCGTTTCGCGTCAAAATTCGCCCGAAATGGTCCTTCGCGGTACTTGTATTGGCTTGCAGAAAACAGCCTATCTCCCCGGTCGTGATGTCTACGAATACCCGTATACAGAAGAACTATTCCCTTGGTTTTATGACAAAGCACTATGGTTGGATTACTTAGATATGTTGCTCGAAAATCGCTTCAACACCCTTTATCTGTGGAATGGACATCCGTTTTCTTCCTTAGTTAAGCTAAAGGATTATCCCTACGCCGTTGAAGTGGATGATGCCACCTTTGCAAAAAATGAGGAAATGTACCGCTTCCTAACAACCGAAGCAAACAAACGAGGCATATGGATTATTCAGATGTTTTACAACATTATTCTTCCTAAACCGTTTGCAGAAAAACACGGGTTGAAGACGCAGGAACGCAATCGTACGATTACGCCATTAATCGCCGATTATACCCGGCAATCGATCACGGCGTTTGTTGAAAAATATCCTAACGTGGGCCTGCTAATCACGCTTGGCGAAGCCATGGAAGGTGTTGGCCAGGATGATATAGACTGGTTTACCAAAACCATCCTGCCAGGCGTAAAAGATGGTTTACGTCGTCTTGGCAGTACAACGGAGCCACCGATTATTTTGCGTGCACACGATACTGACGCGCCGGCGGTCATGAAAGAAGCGCTACCGATCTACAAAAATTTGTATACGATGGCCAAATACAATGGCGAAGCGTTAACTACCTACACGCCGCGCGGCAAATGGGCAGCATTGCACCAGGATCTTGGCAAGATCGGCACCGTGCATATTCAAAATGTCCATATCTTGGCCAATCTTGAACCATTTCGCTACGCGGCGCCAGATTTTATACAGCAGTCTGTTCGTGCGATGCACGATGTGCACCTTTCTAACGGCATTCATATTTACCCGCAAGCTTCTTATTGGGACTGGCCTTATGCTGCCGATAGTATTGCCGATGGAAAATTGTTGCAGCTCGAGCGCGACTGGATGTGGTACAAAGCCTGGGCACGCTACGCCTGGAAAGTTTCGTACAGCAAAGCCGAAGAGCAGGAATATTGGACAAGCACACTGGCTGATTATTACGGTATAACGCGGCCAGACGCTGCTTCGCTGCTGGCAGCCCTCAATGAAGTTGGTGAGATATCGCCTAAAATATTGCGGAGGTTTGGTATTACCGACGGCAACCGGCAAACATCGTCGCTAGGCATGCTGATGACGCAGCTGATCAATCCGTATCGTTACGGTTTGTTCACATTATTATACGAATCGGAAGCGCCGGAAGGTGAAATGATCATCGACTATGCGGAAAAAGAACAACAGAACTTGCCGCATCAGGGCGAAACCCCGCTTCAGGTGGCGAATGAAATTGTCGGTCATGCGCAGAGGGCACAAACGCTGGTAAAAGATATCGCATTAGGCACAAAGCATCCGGAAGAGTTAAAGCGGCTGCTGCATGATATTAAAATTCATGAAGCGCTGGCAAACCATTACAGCTTTAAGGTAAAGGCAGCTATACAGCTATTGCCCTATAAATACACAAAAGACGTCGCTTCTTTGCGTGCGGCCTTGCCAGATCTTGAACAAAGTGTCTCGGCATACCGCACATTGGCCGATTTGACCAAAGACACCTATCGCTACGCGAATAGTATGCAAACAAAGCAGCGTAAAATCCCGATGCGCGGTGTGGATGCTTCGTTTAAACATTGGACAGAAATGTTACCTGTTTTTGAAACCGAACTTGCTAACTTTAGGCAATCCATCGATTCGCTTAGTCAGCGCACGACCATAGTCGAACAGGCGCAGAAAACATTGGCCGTTGCCGAGGTAGATTTTTTGGATGACGTCAAGCTAACGTCACTGAAAAAGGGAGCGCAGTTGTACGCAGATCAAGAACTGGTGGTGACGCATTTGCCCGAAGAGCTTGTCGGCTTGCAAGCCGTAATGGTCGATGCCGCTAAGCAGAAGCAGGAGGGCACCTTGCTGCGATTTAAATCCAGCGCGCCTGTAAAAGTGCTTGTGGGCTATTACAACAGCGCTGATAAAGGTTTCGCGCCTAAGCCCGTGTTGGAAATTGATGCTTCGGCAAATGATTATGGCCAGGCAGAAACCAAAGTACGCAATGCCCTTCGCGTGCAATATATGCCGATGGTTGATGTGCACAGTTATTCATTTCCGGCGGGCAACAATGAGCTCAAGCTGCCGAAAGGCGAAGCGGTTATTCTCGGCTTTGTGAGCGATCATGAGCTGCAACATCCTTACAACGCCGATGTCGACAACCAAGGCGATGACGTAGACGATTTGTTTGGCTATTATAAAGAAACCAAATTGTAA
- a CDS encoding M14 family metallopeptidase — protein MKLIYKVSIGFLLLAASASAQKKQEQAAVEISGLRAIGSPSNPKVAMNWNRYHDTKQIQQFCADLQKAYPDLVRYESIGKSYEGRDILVLTISDFSAGKVDRKPGLWIDGNIHANELQGSEIAMYTAWYLAENYQAVPFIKELLQDKVFYIAPTINPDSRDYFIHEPNTMHSSRTGRRPFDNDGDGLVNEDLYDDLDGDGQIVMMRRKSKTGRYKVDPDYPNKMVLAKPGEVGEYEMLGFEGIDNDGDGLVNEDITGTYDPNRDWGWNWQPNYVQNGALYYPGTLPETQAVKKFFYAHTNIAGAQSYHNYGGMILRGPGAAEDDKYYSRKDIQVYDALGKVGEKMLPGYNYIVIHKDLYTVFGGEIDFFALARGVYTFSNELMTTYKLFNEKSPSGLRQSDEYYEFDKLLLFGDAYVPWTAYDHPQFGKIEIGGPKKNYTRNHPGFLLLEDAHRNAAFTIYHAHHTPKLEILETDIKPLNGNLFEVNATIWNSRIIPTHSDHDVSNKIVRPDHIRLEGADVLVGMRVIDKDFNVTTEQKYKPYQIEVPTIDGMGSVNVRWIVKGNPAKAKLVVDSEKGGLVEQALSVN, from the coding sequence ATGAAATTAATATATAAGGTAAGCATAGGTTTTTTATTGCTAGCTGCATCAGCCTCTGCTCAAAAAAAACAAGAACAAGCTGCGGTGGAAATTTCCGGTTTACGTGCCATTGGTTCGCCTTCGAATCCGAAAGTTGCGATGAACTGGAACCGCTACCACGATACGAAGCAGATTCAACAGTTTTGTGCTGATTTGCAAAAAGCCTATCCTGATTTGGTGCGCTACGAGTCCATCGGCAAGTCGTACGAGGGGCGCGATATTTTGGTGTTAACGATATCGGATTTTTCTGCTGGGAAAGTAGATCGTAAACCGGGGTTGTGGATAGATGGAAATATCCACGCCAACGAGTTGCAGGGATCAGAAATAGCTATGTATACGGCTTGGTACCTGGCAGAAAATTATCAGGCAGTGCCGTTTATCAAAGAATTGTTGCAAGACAAAGTATTCTACATTGCGCCAACGATCAATCCGGATTCCAGAGATTATTTTATACACGAACCGAATACGATGCACTCCTCCAGAACGGGAAGACGACCGTTTGATAATGATGGCGACGGATTGGTGAACGAAGATTTGTACGATGATTTGGATGGCGATGGACAAATCGTGATGATGCGTCGAAAATCGAAAACAGGTCGTTACAAGGTTGATCCAGACTATCCGAATAAAATGGTGCTGGCCAAACCGGGTGAAGTTGGGGAATATGAAATGCTGGGTTTTGAAGGAATCGATAACGATGGTGATGGCCTTGTGAACGAAGATATCACGGGCACGTATGATCCCAATCGTGATTGGGGATGGAATTGGCAACCAAACTATGTGCAAAATGGCGCGTTGTATTATCCCGGCACGTTGCCGGAAACACAAGCGGTGAAAAAATTCTTTTATGCGCACACTAATATTGCCGGAGCACAGTCTTACCATAATTATGGCGGTATGATTTTGCGCGGTCCGGGTGCGGCAGAAGATGACAAGTACTACTCCCGCAAAGATATTCAGGTTTATGATGCTTTGGGAAAAGTAGGCGAAAAGATGTTGCCGGGTTATAACTATATCGTAATCCATAAGGATCTGTATACGGTGTTTGGCGGAGAGATCGATTTTTTTGCTTTGGCTAGAGGAGTTTACACTTTTTCTAATGAGTTGATGACAACCTATAAGCTATTTAATGAAAAGTCGCCATCAGGGTTGCGTCAAAGCGATGAGTATTATGAGTTTGATAAACTGTTGCTTTTTGGCGATGCATATGTGCCGTGGACAGCATACGATCATCCGCAATTTGGAAAGATTGAGATTGGTGGACCAAAGAAAAACTACACGCGTAACCATCCGGGTTTCTTGTTGCTGGAGGATGCGCATCGTAACGCCGCATTTACCATATATCATGCCCACCATACGCCTAAATTGGAGATCTTAGAAACCGATATCAAGCCGCTGAACGGAAATCTCTTTGAAGTAAACGCTACTATTTGGAACAGCCGGATTATTCCGACGCATTCGGATCATGATGTGAGTAACAAGATTGTTCGCCCCGATCATATACGCCTGGAAGGAGCAGATGTGTTGGTGGGAATGCGTGTCATCGATAAGGATTTTAACGTCACGACAGAACAAAAATATAAACCGTATCAAATTGAAGTGCCGACGATCGATGGTATGGGAAGTGTTAACGTACGTTGGATTGTAAAAGGCAATCCCGCAAAAGCTAAGCTGGTGGTTGATAGCGAAAAGGGCGGATTGGTTGAGCAGGCCCTCAGCGTAAATTAA
- a CDS encoding MGH1-like glycoside hydrolase domain-containing protein — translation MIRILLYTILLCPSILFAQVDLRKKLTDYVVQFNAHDNEAVVNLISNAASANWMQDHIPLLDCPDPDIEKIYYFRWWSYRKHIKATPEGTIVTEFIEPVKHAGKYNSISCALGHHLYEGRWLKDNGFLKTYVDFWLFHADKDQTKPRFHQFSSWLADALLAYYYIDGDKQYLLARLNDLDADYSTWEKERQLENGLFWQHDVKDGMEESVSGGRREKNMRPTINSYMYGNAKALAEIAALAGRRDLQEKYKLKAETLQRLLVDSLWDQDEQFFKTRLAKGGLHPAREAIGFIPWYFHAVPDRPMYAAAWAQAIDTAGFKAPWGQTTAERREPTFRTRGTGHSCEWDGAIWPFATSQTLRGMANLLTDYRHKGGIDKADFLAEVKQYAKSQVMHDKPYIGEYQDEKNGYWLKGDDPRSKFYNHSTFADVIIQDLIGVKPAGNNTLALKPLLPRGEWAYFALQELPYKGKIIDIFWDADGSRYGKGKGLTVYADGKLVARSKQLKPLNMNLK, via the coding sequence ATGATAAGAATACTTCTATATACTATTTTATTGTGTCCAAGTATACTTTTTGCCCAGGTTGATCTGCGCAAGAAGTTAACGGATTATGTGGTACAATTTAATGCGCATGATAACGAAGCTGTCGTTAATCTTATTTCCAACGCCGCTTCAGCAAATTGGATGCAAGACCATATTCCACTTTTGGATTGTCCAGATCCCGACATCGAAAAAATTTATTACTTCCGTTGGTGGTCTTATCGCAAGCACATTAAAGCGACGCCGGAGGGAACGATCGTGACAGAATTTATCGAACCTGTAAAACATGCGGGTAAATACAATTCCATCAGCTGCGCATTAGGGCATCATCTCTATGAAGGGCGCTGGCTCAAAGACAACGGATTTTTAAAAACGTATGTTGATTTTTGGCTGTTTCATGCCGATAAAGATCAAACAAAGCCGCGTTTTCATCAGTTTAGTTCCTGGCTGGCGGATGCGCTATTGGCCTATTATTACATTGATGGCGATAAGCAATATTTGTTAGCGCGATTGAACGATTTAGATGCCGACTACAGCACCTGGGAAAAGGAAAGGCAATTGGAAAATGGCTTGTTTTGGCAGCATGATGTGAAAGACGGGATGGAAGAGTCTGTTTCTGGCGGGCGGCGCGAGAAAAATATGCGGCCAACCATCAATAGCTACATGTATGGCAATGCCAAAGCACTGGCCGAAATAGCCGCGCTTGCTGGTCGCCGCGACTTGCAGGAAAAATATAAATTAAAAGCGGAAACATTACAGCGCCTGCTCGTTGACTCCTTGTGGGATCAGGATGAACAGTTTTTTAAAACAAGATTAGCAAAAGGCGGGCTTCACCCGGCGCGGGAAGCGATAGGTTTTATTCCCTGGTATTTTCACGCTGTACCAGACCGTCCAATGTATGCCGCAGCCTGGGCGCAAGCGATAGATACGGCAGGATTTAAGGCGCCTTGGGGGCAGACGACTGCCGAGCGCCGCGAACCGACATTTCGCACGCGTGGCACTGGTCATAGTTGCGAATGGGATGGCGCCATCTGGCCATTTGCTACTTCACAAACCCTGCGCGGCATGGCTAATCTGTTGACCGATTATCGACACAAAGGCGGAATAGATAAAGCAGATTTTTTAGCCGAAGTAAAGCAATATGCTAAATCGCAAGTGATGCATGATAAGCCTTACATCGGCGAATATCAAGATGAAAAAAACGGCTACTGGCTGAAAGGCGATGATCCGCGGAGTAAATTTTATAACCACTCGACGTTTGCGGATGTCATTATCCAAGATCTTATCGGGGTGAAACCAGCGGGTAATAATACACTAGCGTTAAAACCCTTGCTGCCGCGGGGAGAATGGGCTTATTTCGCTTTACAAGAGCTGCCGTATAAAGGAAAAATTATCGATATTTTTTGGGATGCTGACGGTAGTCGTTATGGAAAAGGCAAAGGACTGACGGTCTACGCAGATGGCAAGCTCGTGGCTCGCTCAAAACAATTAAAACCGCTAAACATGAACTTGAAATGA
- a CDS encoding glycoside hydrolase family 95 protein: protein MSHQSIFLLTLFACFGQFLSAQTRLWYKQPAKRWEEALPIGNGRLGAMIYGGDVEDEIQFNEETLWTGEPRSYDRVGAYRYLDSIRSLLNQGEQAKAEALAMQQFMGLKSETQDPTAWLAKIARERDKQDGPASEVFNDQSWKSIQVPAYEGWEEVGLEGVDGAVWFRTSFFLTAHDLQEDWTLDLNKVRQEDYTYVNGSLVGHTAGDQQKRLYRIPKAQLREGKNSIAVQVINLAGKGGISGYKDTTQKIGLHSRSGKFTGLGGAWKYWIQDAQTPKIGTYQASYQPFGSLRIRFPEGTTENYTRSLDLEKGMVSVAYQQNHVSYNRTYFASYPDKVIAARFEASEAGRLSFTIHMDSKHAGYQIRRIDAHTLAMQVNVKDGALAGISFLTVKLQGGKMFEQDGVLHIENARVADVYLTAATNFKRYNEVDTTAVYSQRAAQSHRTMLKKSYERLLARHQQDYQALYHRFSIDLGGAEKDALPTDERLKAFAQVDDPGLIALYVQYGRYLQIASSRQQTQAANLQGIWNHLLEPAWGSKYTTNINLEMNYWPTEMLNLSELHQPLFDMIRELSVAGQQTAKQYYNARGWVLHHNTDLWRGTAPINNANHGIWPTGGAWLVTHLWEHYLYNQDPRFIESYYHIIKGATLFFKDVLVKDEKTGWYISTPSNSPENGGLVNGPTMDHQLIRALFAVFVESSTLVKKDGALRDSIQRLIPAIAPNQIGKDGQLQEWMEDIDDPNNKHRHVSHLWALHPGREITKDKTPALFEAAKKSLEMRGDDGTGWSLAWKINFWARLHDAPHTYTMVKMLLRPADKAGGSYPNLFDAHPPFQIDGNFGGAAGIGEMLLQSHAEFIDVLPALPAELAEGQINGLRARGNFELDIHWEKHQLAVLTVRSQSGRPLKLRYRGKTITLPTKKNVSYRFDAELNRLK, encoded by the coding sequence ATGTCTCACCAATCTATCTTCCTCTTAACGCTTTTTGCATGTTTTGGCCAGTTCCTGTCTGCACAGACACGGCTTTGGTACAAGCAGCCTGCAAAGCGATGGGAAGAGGCACTGCCTATCGGAAACGGGCGGCTGGGTGCTATGATTTATGGAGGAGATGTGGAAGATGAGATTCAATTTAATGAAGAAACGCTTTGGACAGGCGAACCACGATCGTATGACCGTGTAGGCGCGTATCGCTACCTCGATAGTATCCGGAGCTTGTTAAACCAAGGCGAGCAGGCGAAAGCCGAGGCATTAGCGATGCAGCAATTTATGGGCTTGAAAAGCGAAACCCAGGATCCTACAGCTTGGTTGGCGAAAATTGCACGCGAACGGGATAAGCAAGATGGGCCGGCGAGTGAGGTTTTCAACGACCAATCCTGGAAAAGTATACAGGTTCCTGCATACGAAGGGTGGGAAGAGGTCGGACTGGAAGGCGTAGATGGCGCCGTATGGTTTCGTACGAGCTTTTTTCTCACCGCGCATGACCTTCAGGAAGACTGGACCTTGGATCTGAATAAAGTTCGCCAAGAAGACTATACGTATGTCAACGGAAGTTTAGTTGGTCATACCGCTGGCGATCAGCAAAAACGTTTGTATCGCATTCCAAAGGCGCAACTGCGCGAAGGTAAAAATAGCATTGCCGTACAAGTTATTAATCTTGCGGGCAAGGGCGGAATTTCAGGTTATAAAGATACGACACAAAAAATAGGATTGCACAGCAGGTCGGGTAAATTTACAGGCCTTGGCGGTGCGTGGAAATATTGGATACAGGATGCGCAAACGCCGAAAATAGGGACGTATCAAGCCAGTTATCAGCCTTTCGGATCATTGCGGATCCGTTTTCCGGAGGGGACAACAGAAAACTATACCCGAAGTCTGGATTTGGAGAAAGGAATGGTTTCTGTAGCTTATCAGCAAAATCATGTTTCTTATAATCGAACGTATTTTGCAAGCTATCCTGACAAGGTGATCGCTGCACGTTTCGAGGCTAGTGAAGCCGGCCGACTTAGTTTTACGATCCACATGGATAGCAAGCATGCCGGCTATCAAATACGCCGGATAGATGCGCACACGCTAGCGATGCAGGTCAACGTAAAAGATGGCGCATTAGCTGGAATTTCCTTTTTGACCGTGAAGCTGCAAGGCGGAAAAATGTTTGAACAGGATGGTGTATTGCACATCGAAAATGCACGTGTGGCAGATGTTTACCTTACAGCGGCAACTAATTTTAAACGTTACAATGAGGTAGATACAACCGCTGTATATAGCCAACGCGCCGCACAATCGCATCGTACGATGCTCAAAAAATCATATGAGCGGCTGCTGGCCAGACATCAGCAAGATTATCAGGCCTTGTACCATCGTTTTTCTATCGACCTTGGCGGCGCCGAAAAAGATGCCTTGCCCACAGACGAGCGGTTGAAGGCATTTGCGCAGGTGGATGATCCCGGGCTCATCGCGCTATATGTGCAGTACGGTCGTTATTTGCAAATTGCGAGCTCTCGCCAACAGACGCAAGCCGCAAATCTTCAGGGCATCTGGAATCATTTGCTGGAGCCCGCCTGGGGAAGTAAATATACGACCAATATCAACCTGGAGATGAACTACTGGCCAACGGAAATGCTGAATCTCAGTGAGCTTCATCAACCGCTTTTTGATATGATCAGGGAGTTAAGCGTGGCGGGACAACAAACCGCAAAACAATATTACAACGCGCGCGGTTGGGTGCTTCATCACAATACTGATCTTTGGCGCGGTACTGCACCGATAAATAATGCCAATCACGGCATATGGCCGACAGGTGGCGCTTGGCTGGTAACGCATTTGTGGGAACATTATTTGTATAACCAGGACCCACGTTTTATTGAATCGTATTACCATATCATCAAAGGGGCCACATTATTTTTTAAAGATGTGCTCGTAAAAGATGAAAAAACTGGCTGGTATATCAGCACACCGTCCAATTCGCCCGAAAACGGCGGACTGGTGAACGGACCGACCATGGATCATCAGCTTATCCGCGCTTTATTCGCTGTTTTTGTGGAGTCGTCAACCTTGGTCAAAAAAGATGGCGCACTTCGCGACTCGATTCAACGGTTGATTCCGGCCATTGCGCCAAATCAGATCGGGAAAGACGGACAATTGCAAGAGTGGATGGAAGATATCGACGATCCAAACAACAAACATCGCCATGTGTCGCATCTCTGGGCGCTGCATCCGGGGCGAGAGATCACAAAAGATAAAACACCGGCCTTGTTTGAAGCAGCGAAGAAATCGTTGGAAATGCGGGGCGATGACGGAACAGGCTGGAGCTTGGCCTGGAAAATAAATTTTTGGGCACGTTTGCACGATGCCCCACACACGTATACGATGGTCAAGATGTTATTACGCCCGGCAGATAAAGCTGGTGGATCGTATCCGAATCTGTTTGATGCCCATCCACCTTTTCAGATTGATGGAAATTTCGGTGGCGCGGCAGGTATTGGAGAAATGCTCTTGCAGAGCCATGCGGAGTTTATCGATGTTTTGCCAGCATTGCCGGCTGAACTAGCCGAAGGCCAGATTAACGGACTACGTGCTCGCGGTAATTTCGAGCTTGATATACACTGGGAAAAGCATCAATTAGCGGTGCTTACCGTCCGATCGCAATCAGGCAGGCCGTTAAAACTGCGCTATCGTGGTAAAACGATAACCTTGCCTACGAAAAAAAATGTATCCTATCGGTTTGACGCCGAATTAAATCGCCTGAAGTAA
- a CDS encoding glycoside hydrolase family 28 protein: MIKKVIYLVALLLATVWQHAEAQTFYNVLKYGGKNDSTGTNTKAIAKAIDAASAKGGGTIYFPAGKYITGPIHFKSNITLFIDAGAELHFSDNFDDYLPMVESRWEGTAVTNFSPLLYANGAENIAIVGRGTIDGHGKKWWGYSEVEVKKQQEDSKWQVEFKRLNANVVAPDLPGWIERGFLRPPFIQFLHCKNVQIKDIKIQNSPFWTINPQYCDNVTVDGVTIDNPPSPNTDGINPESCSNVHIANCHISVGDDCITIKSGKDRSGRQINVPAENYTITNCTMLRGHGGVVIGSEMSGGVKNIVISNCIFDGTDRGIRLKTARGRGGVVENIRVSNIVMRGIRDQAIVMDMQYAKTDLEPVSERTPQFKNIFISDMTGSTNRVGLLRGLAEMPIENVHFNNINMEAKGGFSLENATKVAFHQVQVDVKDEPLIKAKNVSILEIQGIQNFTPVADRPMIVLEQVKQANIQQNFPSAGTKTFLELIGAENAGIFVHGNNFSQVGQVTVGDASAVTQSNNIERKK; encoded by the coding sequence ATGATAAAAAAAGTAATTTATCTGGTCGCCCTATTGCTGGCTACTGTATGGCAACATGCCGAAGCACAGACTTTTTATAATGTACTGAAGTATGGCGGCAAAAACGACAGCACAGGAACAAATACGAAAGCAATTGCAAAAGCCATTGATGCCGCTTCCGCAAAAGGAGGAGGAACCATCTATTTTCCGGCGGGCAAATACATTACCGGGCCGATTCACTTTAAGAGTAATATTACCTTGTTTATTGATGCGGGTGCCGAGCTGCATTTTAGTGATAACTTTGACGATTATCTGCCCATGGTGGAGTCGCGTTGGGAAGGGACTGCCGTAACCAACTTTTCGCCATTATTATATGCAAATGGCGCAGAAAATATCGCTATCGTCGGTCGCGGAACCATCGATGGGCATGGAAAAAAGTGGTGGGGATATTCCGAAGTAGAAGTCAAAAAGCAGCAGGAAGACAGCAAGTGGCAAGTCGAGTTTAAGCGTTTGAATGCAAATGTAGTAGCGCCTGATCTGCCGGGTTGGATAGAACGCGGATTTCTGAGGCCGCCCTTTATTCAATTTCTGCATTGCAAAAATGTGCAGATCAAAGATATTAAGATTCAAAATTCACCCTTCTGGACAATTAATCCGCAATATTGTGATAACGTAACGGTAGATGGCGTGACTATTGACAATCCGCCGTCGCCCAATACGGATGGTATCAATCCCGAATCTTGCAGCAATGTGCACATTGCCAATTGCCACATTAGTGTAGGTGATGATTGTATAACGATTAAATCGGGAAAAGATCGTTCTGGAAGACAGATCAATGTGCCTGCAGAAAATTATACGATTACAAACTGTACGATGCTACGCGGACATGGAGGTGTTGTTATCGGCAGCGAAATGTCGGGCGGTGTTAAGAATATCGTGATTTCCAATTGTATTTTCGATGGCACCGACCGAGGTATTCGATTAAAGACAGCACGCGGTCGCGGTGGCGTGGTCGAAAATATTCGTGTCAGTAATATCGTGATGCGCGGTATTCGCGACCAGGCTATCGTGATGGACATGCAGTATGCAAAAACCGATCTGGAACCCGTTAGCGAACGTACACCGCAATTTAAGAATATTTTTATCAGCGATATGACTGGTTCTACTAATAGGGTTGGCCTGCTGCGAGGTTTGGCAGAAATGCCTATTGAAAATGTCCACTTCAATAACATCAATATGGAAGCAAAGGGCGGTTTCTCGTTAGAGAATGCGACGAAAGTAGCCTTTCATCAAGTGCAGGTCGATGTGAAAGATGAACCGTTAATCAAAGCAAAAAATGTAAGCATCCTGGAGATTCAAGGCATACAAAATTTTACACCGGTAGCAGACCGGCCGATGATTGTCTTGGAGCAGGTGAAGCAAGCCAACATCCAGCAAAATTTCCCGAGTGCAGGCACCAAGACCTTTTTGGAGCTTATAGGAGCGGAGAACGCGGGCATTTTTGTGCATGGCAATAACTTTTCGCAGGTAGGACAGGTAACGGTCGGCGATGCATCCGCTGTGACGCAAAGCAACAATATCGAACGCAAAAAGTAA